The following proteins come from a genomic window of Mammaliicoccus sp. Marseille-Q6498:
- a CDS encoding NAD(P)-binding domain-containing protein: MILKIGFIGLGIMGKPMVKNFLKANKQVLVNDLNKEAEAEVVERGATAVSIEQMAKEADYIVTMLPNGAIVKSVLYNGEAALLNQENVNVKTVIDMSSLTPNESLEISKVLEEKSVKYVDAPVSGGEPLAITGELSVMVGCDEDMLTEIQTVIEPISGSVVRVGDVGAGSVVKLANQIIVNTNIVALSEAVVLAKKFNIDLGEMHQAIKNGLAGSAVMEAKFPKMIAEDYNPGGTLNINLKDLKNVASTADTVGLSLPVVNQVKEIYKSEVAQDNGMNDHSGIIKYFEKINNM; this comes from the coding sequence ATGATTTTGAAAATAGGATTTATTGGATTAGGAATTATGGGAAAACCCATGGTAAAGAATTTTTTGAAAGCTAATAAACAAGTATTGGTTAATGATTTAAATAAAGAAGCAGAGGCTGAAGTGGTGGAACGAGGCGCGACTGCTGTATCGATAGAACAAATGGCAAAGGAAGCTGATTATATTGTTACGATGCTTCCGAATGGCGCGATTGTTAAGTCTGTTTTATATAATGGCGAGGCTGCTTTACTGAATCAAGAAAATGTAAATGTGAAAACAGTTATAGATATGAGTTCATTGACGCCGAATGAATCATTAGAAATAAGTAAAGTACTAGAAGAAAAGTCGGTTAAATATGTTGATGCACCTGTCAGTGGTGGCGAACCGCTTGCGATTACGGGTGAGTTATCAGTGATGGTCGGTTGTGATGAAGATATGTTAACTGAAATTCAAACTGTAATAGAACCTATATCCGGATCAGTCGTGCGAGTAGGTGATGTTGGTGCTGGCAGTGTTGTTAAGTTGGCTAACCAAATTATCGTCAACACAAATATTGTGGCATTGTCAGAAGCTGTCGTTTTAGCGAAAAAATTTAATATTGATTTAGGGGAAATGCATCAAGCTATTAAAAATGGTTTAGCCGGTTCTGCTGTTATGGAAGCGAAATTTCCTAAAATGATTGCTGAAGATTATAACCCGGGCGGCACATTGAATATTAATTTAAAAGATTTGAAAAATGTTGCTTCTACTGCAGATACTGTTGGTTTATCTCTGCCAGTTGTTAATCAAGTTAAAGAAATATATAAATCTGAAGTGGCACAAGATAATGGTATGAATGATCATTCTGGCATTATTAAATACTTTGAAAAAATAAACAATATGTAG
- a CDS encoding four-carbon acid sugar kinase family protein has protein sequence MLTNEIVNRFNNDEIHKQLSDFKYKVIVLDDDPTGTQTVKDLPVYTEWTEQWIKDGFLQSNNMFYILTNSRALNETETTALHQEISANIEKVSKELNHPYLIISRGDSTLRGHFYLEPKVLSDAANDVFDAVFYIPAFFEGNRFTYEGIHYLKEDDKYIPVSESEFSNDTTFGFNSKKMKDFISEKSENIVNAEDVFHVTLTQIRNRDQAAIFEVFSKVSQFDQVVVDALNDEDMNYFVSCLTAFLDEHDKHFIFRTAASFVKAICETPGEIINLNEYKQNEHGGIIVVGSHVKKSSDQLQHLLENTNIKSVEFDVKEVTKDTLNDYIDFVTEKAENLIKNGEDIVIYTTRDVIKTEDLNHNLSISTTISNSLVSIISNLNIQPKFIIAKGGITSSDVATKGLKIKKAKVIGQITQGVPVWLTGSEAKYQNMPYVIFPGNVGEKETLSEVYKLNH, from the coding sequence ATGTTAACAAATGAAATCGTAAATCGTTTTAACAATGACGAAATCCATAAACAGTTAAGTGATTTTAAATATAAAGTTATCGTATTAGATGATGACCCAACAGGTACACAAACAGTAAAGGATTTACCTGTATATACTGAATGGACTGAACAATGGATCAAAGACGGATTTCTTCAATCTAATAATATGTTTTACATTTTGACGAATTCACGAGCTTTAAATGAAACAGAAACGACAGCACTTCATCAAGAGATAAGTGCCAATATAGAAAAAGTATCAAAAGAACTGAATCATCCTTATTTAATTATTAGTAGAGGTGACTCAACGTTACGTGGACACTTTTATTTAGAACCTAAAGTGCTTAGCGATGCTGCGAACGACGTGTTTGATGCAGTATTTTATATTCCTGCTTTCTTTGAAGGTAATCGATTTACATATGAAGGTATTCACTATTTAAAAGAAGACGATAAATATATTCCCGTTTCAGAAAGTGAATTTTCGAATGATACAACGTTCGGATTTAATTCTAAAAAAATGAAAGATTTTATTAGCGAAAAAAGTGAAAATATCGTTAATGCAGAAGATGTTTTTCATGTGACGTTGACGCAAATTAGAAATAGAGATCAAGCTGCAATATTTGAAGTGTTTTCTAAAGTTTCACAGTTTGATCAAGTTGTTGTAGATGCATTAAATGATGAAGATATGAATTATTTTGTATCATGTTTGACTGCATTTTTAGATGAACACGACAAGCACTTTATATTTAGAACGGCAGCGTCTTTTGTAAAAGCAATATGCGAGACACCTGGCGAAATCATTAATTTAAATGAATATAAACAAAATGAGCATGGTGGTATTATCGTTGTCGGTTCACACGTGAAAAAATCTTCAGATCAGCTACAACATCTGTTAGAAAATACAAATATTAAAAGTGTGGAATTTGATGTTAAAGAAGTAACGAAAGACACGCTAAATGACTATATTGATTTCGTCACTGAAAAAGCTGAAAATCTTATAAAAAATGGTGAAGATATCGTGATATACACGACGCGAGATGTTATTAAAACGGAAGATCTTAATCATAATTTAAGTATTTCAACGACTATTTCAAATAGTTTAGTTTCGATTATTTCAAATTTAAATATTCAACCTAAATTTATTATTGCAAAAGGCGGTATCACGTCAAGTGATGTTGCAACGAAAGGGTTGAAAATTAAAAAAGCAAAAGTAATCGGACAAATAACACAAGGGGTTCCAGTATGGTTAACAGGTTCTGAAGCAAAATATCAAAATATGCCTTACGTTATTTTCCCGGGAAATGTTGGCGAAAAAGAAACATTGAGTGAAGTATATAAACTAAATCATTAA